A portion of the Achromobacter sp. MFA1 R4 genome contains these proteins:
- a CDS encoding alginate O-acetyltransferase AlgF, with protein MTRTTHRLALAIALAAACASAAAEGVLAQLYAARPPAGSSFVRVVNPHVHPLQAQVAQGPVQEIGPDRQATTYAIVKGNQPFDVRIDGKLAGTLQVAPDTFSTLVPRRDGGRLSFSVIDDSAGAMDALKAELRFYNLAADCAAGQLAVSPPGPVLFKDVDPGSSAARAINPVSATLVAGCGAAVSPALALPALQPGDHYSLFLTGTPQAPVLKGQASGTDPYKK; from the coding sequence ATGACACGCACGACCCATCGCCTCGCCCTCGCCATCGCCCTGGCGGCCGCCTGCGCCAGCGCCGCCGCCGAAGGCGTGCTGGCGCAACTCTATGCCGCGCGCCCGCCCGCCGGCTCGTCCTTCGTGCGTGTGGTCAATCCCCACGTGCATCCGCTGCAGGCGCAGGTGGCGCAGGGTCCGGTCCAGGAGATCGGCCCCGACAGGCAGGCCACCACCTACGCCATCGTGAAGGGCAACCAGCCCTTCGACGTGCGCATCGACGGCAAGCTCGCGGGCACGCTGCAGGTCGCGCCCGACACGTTCAGCACACTGGTTCCGCGGCGCGACGGCGGCAGGCTGTCGTTCAGCGTCATCGACGACAGCGCCGGCGCGATGGATGCGCTGAAGGCGGAACTGCGCTTCTACAACCTCGCGGCGGACTGCGCCGCCGGACAATTGGCGGTCAGCCCGCCGGGCCCCGTCCTGTTCAAGGACGTCGATCCTGGCAGTTCCGCCGCGCGCGCCATCAACCCGGTCAGCGCCACGCTGGTCGCCGGCTGCGGCGCGGCCGTGTCGCCAGCCCTTGCCCTGCCCGCCCTGCAGCCGGGCGACCACTACAGCCTGTTCCTCACGGGCACGCCGCAGGCGCCCGTCCTGAAAGGCCAGGCCAGCGGCACGGACCCCTACAAGAAATAG